The DNA segment GCCTTGCAAACGAAGGTGCCAAGGTCATCTTAGTTGGAAGGACAAGGGTGAAACTCGAAAAAACAGCGGAGGAAATCAATCGCACGAGTAAGATCCCGCTCGCTGAAATATTCACGGCTGATTGTACAGATTCAGAGGATGTAGCGGAATTAGCCGAATATGTTCAAGTGCAATATGGAGACCTACATGTTCTTGTAAATAATGCAGGCGGTTCTCGACATTCAAGAATTTTGGAGATAACAGAACAGGACTGGGACTATGTCCAGGATGCTAATTTAAAAAGTGTGTTTTTAGTTTCAAAGGCGCTAGGGAAAATCATGATAGAAGGGGCAAAGCATGAAGAACAACGAAGCCGAGCAATTGTAAACGTCGCCTCGTTGTCAGGACATCAGGCAGGTGTAGAAATACCTCATTATAGTGCAGCTAAAGCCGGGGTCATTAATTTCACACGATCACTTGCTTTAGAATTAGCACCTTTTGGCATTCGAGTCAATTCTGTGTCACCCGGA comes from the Neobacillus sp. PS2-9 genome and includes:
- a CDS encoding SDR family oxidoreductase; amino-acid sequence: MRFSQSIAVVTGAGSGIGRASAIRLANEGAKVILVGRTRVKLEKTAEEINRTSKIPLAEIFTADCTDSEDVAELAEYVQVQYGDLHVLVNNAGGSRHSRILEITEQDWDYVQDANLKSVFLVSKALGKIMIEGAKHEEQRSRAIVNVASLSGHQAGVEIPHYSAAKAGVINFTRSLALELAPFGIRVNSVSPGFVETPLTEKGLKNDRFVRAIQRNTALQRVGNPEEIASVIAFAASPEASYMTGADLLVDGGWLIK